The Candidatus Fusobacterium pullicola nucleotide sequence AAAAATTTTGAAGAGGTAGCTGGACAAAAAGAGATAGTAAAGACAATAAAAACATCTCTAAGAAATGGAAAAACCTCTCATGCTTATCTATTTACAGGGCCTAGAGGAGTGGGGAAAACCACTCTTGCTAGACTTATAGCAAAAGGGGTAAACTGTTTAAAAAATGGAGTTACAGATGAACCTTGTAATGAGTGTGAGAACTGTTTAGCTATAAATAATGGAACATTTATGGACTTAGTAGAGATAGATGCTGCTTCAAATAGAGGTATAGATGAGATAAGACAATTAAAAGAGAAGATAAATTATCAGCCAGTAAAAGGAAGAAAAAAGATATATATAATAGATGAAGTACATATGCTTACTAAGGAGGCTTTTAATGCACTGTTAAAAACCTTAGAAGAGCCACCTGAACATGTGATATTTATATTAGCTACAACAGAGGCTGATAAAATATTACCAACTATTATATCAAGATGTCAAAGATATGATTTTAAAACTTTATCATTGAATGAAATGAAGGAACAACTTAACTTTATAGCAAAGAATGAGAGTGTAAATATACCTGATGAAGTATTGGAGTTAATATATGAAAACTCTGGTGGAAGTGTGAGAGATGCTGTATCTATACTAGAGAGAATAATGGTAACTTGCCTTGGAGAGGATATAACACTTGATAAAAGTGAAGAGGTATTAGGAGTTACTCCGGCTAAAAAGATGGAGGAGTTTCTAAAGGAAGTAAAGAATAAAAATTATACTAACTTAGTAAAGACTTTAGATAGATTTTGGAATGATTCGGTAGAGATAGAACTATTTTTTAAAGATTTTGCTAAATATTGTAAAGGACTTATGGCAAAAGGAGAGTTAGATATAGAGAGTGGTCTTAATATAATAGGCTGTATATTTGATTCATTAAATAAGTTCAAATATGAAGAGGACAAGAGATTAGTAGGCTATGTTATAGTGGATAATCTTTTGAAGAGTAATTCTAAAAATAGTGAAGTAGTTATAGAGAGAGTTGTAGAAAGAGAGATACCTCAAGAAATAAAACAAGAGGTAAGTAAAAAAGAGAGATTAACAGGGCTAACTTTAGAGAGTATAAGTAGAAAATGGGAAGAGATATTGAAGGAAGCAAAAAAAGAGAAGATAACTTTAGGAGCTTTTTTAATAGCAGCAAAACCATATAAGCTAGAAGAA carries:
- the dnaX gene encoding DNA polymerase III subunit gamma/tau; translated protein: MHITLYRKYRPKNFEEVAGQKEIVKTIKTSLRNGKTSHAYLFTGPRGVGKTTLARLIAKGVNCLKNGVTDEPCNECENCLAINNGTFMDLVEIDAASNRGIDEIRQLKEKINYQPVKGRKKIYIIDEVHMLTKEAFNALLKTLEEPPEHVIFILATTEADKILPTIISRCQRYDFKTLSLNEMKEQLNFIAKNESVNIPDEVLELIYENSGGSVRDAVSILERIMVTCLGEDITLDKSEEVLGVTPAKKMEEFLKEVKNKNYTNLVKTLDRFWNDSVEIELFFKDFAKYCKGLMAKGELDIESGLNIIGCIFDSLNKFKYEEDKRLVGYVIVDNLLKSNSKNSEVVIERVVEREIPQEIKQEVSKKERLTGLTLESISRKWEEILKEAKKEKITLGAFLIAAKPYKLEEDTLYIGFDSESSFCKEQMETTMYNDVFVDVLRRLIDPKLKVKYITIGKKKESDKDSGDFTKKIVDFFGGEIMV